From Pulveribacter suum, a single genomic window includes:
- the lptC gene encoding LPS export ABC transporter periplasmic protein LptC, translating into MRLRQAWERLSLYLPVLLMGLLALSTWWLVRNAPTPVQPAAERPVAHEPDYYMRDFSVKTFDAAGRLASEVRGTLAQHYPDTDTLEIDQARMRSVSATGQVTTASALRAVSNADGSEVQLFGQARVVREPVARTGAAPTPQLEFAGEFLHAWTRDERVRSNQPVTLRRGGDVFTADSLDYDHLSQVLQLQGRVHGTLQPAPARR; encoded by the coding sequence ATGCGCCTGCGCCAAGCCTGGGAGCGCCTGTCGCTGTACCTGCCCGTGCTGCTCATGGGCCTGCTGGCTTTGAGCACCTGGTGGCTGGTGCGCAACGCGCCCACCCCCGTGCAGCCGGCCGCGGAGCGGCCCGTGGCGCATGAGCCCGACTACTACATGCGCGACTTCTCGGTCAAGACCTTCGACGCTGCCGGCCGCCTGGCCAGCGAGGTGCGCGGCACGCTGGCGCAGCACTACCCGGACACCGACACGCTGGAGATCGACCAGGCGCGCATGCGCTCGGTCAGCGCGACGGGCCAGGTCACCACCGCCAGCGCCCTGCGCGCCGTCTCCAATGCAGACGGCTCCGAAGTCCAGCTGTTCGGCCAGGCACGGGTGGTGCGCGAGCCCGTGGCGCGCACCGGCGCCGCACCCACGCCGCAGCTGGAATTCGCCGGCGAATTCCTGCACGCCTGGACGCGCGACGAACGCGTGCGCTCCAACCAGCCGGTGACGCTCAGGCGCGGCGGCGACGTCTTCACCGCCGACAGCCTGGACTACGACCACCTGTCGCAAGTGCTGCAACTGCAGGGGCGCGTGCATGGCACGCTGCAGCCGGCGCCGGCGCGCCGCTGA
- a CDS encoding adenine phosphoribosyltransferase, with product MHDLSVNDYLRQHIRTVPDWPAPGVQFRDITPLLQNPKVFRVMIDAFVHRYMDGALRPSVVAGLDARGFILGAVVAYELNVGFVPIRKKGKLPFTTVEETYELEYGSATVELHADAVRAGDRVLLVDDLIATGGTMMAGKKLLEKLGAQVMEGAAIVDLPELGGSQRLRGAGLPLYTLVDFAGR from the coding sequence ATGCACGACCTGAGCGTCAACGACTACCTGCGCCAGCACATCCGCACCGTCCCCGACTGGCCGGCACCGGGCGTGCAGTTTCGCGACATCACGCCGCTGCTGCAAAACCCCAAGGTTTTTCGCGTGATGATCGATGCCTTCGTGCACCGCTACATGGACGGCGCCCTGCGCCCGAGCGTGGTGGCCGGCCTGGACGCGCGCGGCTTCATCCTGGGCGCCGTGGTGGCCTATGAGCTGAACGTGGGCTTCGTGCCCATCCGCAAGAAGGGCAAGCTGCCCTTCACCACGGTGGAAGAAACCTATGAGCTGGAGTACGGCAGCGCCACCGTGGAGCTGCACGCCGACGCCGTGCGCGCAGGCGACCGCGTGCTGCTGGTGGACGACCTGATCGCCACCGGCGGCACCATGATGGCTGGCAAGAAGCTGCTGGAAAAGCTGGGCGCCCAGGTCATGGAAGGCGCCGCCATCGTGGATCTTCCCGAGCTGGGCGGCTCGCAGCGCCTGCGCGGCGCCGGTCTGCCGCTGTACACCCTGGTGGACTTCGCCGGGCGCTGA
- the yidC gene encoding membrane protein insertase YidC: MNDIRRTILWVIFGFSMVLLWDKWQIHNGNKATFFPTPSAQTAPAPAASSAASQPADVPVASASVSGAAAQPPVGAGAAPAAPAPRERVTVSTDVLRLSFDSEGGSLVHGELLQYPEMQDKAQPFVLLDESASRVYVAQTGLIGGAWPTHKTPMAVVPGPRALQDGQDTLEVRFESPDLGGVKLVKTWTVQRGSYDIAVRHEVVNSGAVPVSPQLYLQLVRDGNKPGGESSFYSTFTGPAVYTEAKKYHKVDFKDIENGKAEIDKTTTNGYVAMVQHYFATAWLLEGGLQRELFVRKVDTNLYSVGMITPLGEIAPGQAKALDAQLYAGPQIEKQLETLAPGLELVKDYGWLTILAKPLYWLLDQLHKVLGNWGWSIVALVVLLKIAFYWLNAKAYGSMAKMKAINPRIQEMRERLKDKPQQMQQEMMRIYREEKVNPMGGCLPIVIQIPVFIALYWVLLSSVEMRNAPWIGWIRDLSSPDPFFILPLLMTASSLLQTALNPAPPDPMQAKMMWFMPLIFSVMFFFFPAGLVLYWLTNNLLSIAQQWIINTRMGVPPQFNLPKFR, translated from the coding sequence ATGAACGACATCCGCCGCACCATCCTGTGGGTGATCTTTGGCTTTTCCATGGTGTTGCTGTGGGACAAGTGGCAGATCCACAACGGCAACAAGGCCACCTTCTTCCCCACGCCTTCGGCGCAAACCGCGCCGGCACCGGCCGCCAGCAGCGCCGCCTCGCAACCGGCCGATGTGCCGGTGGCCAGCGCCAGCGTCAGCGGCGCAGCCGCCCAGCCCCCGGTGGGAGCCGGCGCTGCGCCGGCCGCCCCTGCGCCGCGCGAGCGCGTGACGGTCTCTACCGACGTGCTGCGCCTGTCGTTTGACAGCGAAGGCGGCTCGCTGGTGCATGGCGAGCTGCTGCAGTACCCCGAAATGCAGGACAAGGCCCAGCCCTTCGTGCTGCTGGACGAGAGCGCCAGCCGCGTCTATGTGGCGCAGACCGGCCTGATCGGCGGCGCCTGGCCCACGCACAAGACGCCCATGGCCGTGGTGCCCGGCCCGCGCGCGCTGCAGGACGGCCAGGACACGCTGGAGGTGCGCTTCGAATCGCCCGACCTGGGCGGCGTGAAGCTGGTCAAGACCTGGACCGTCCAACGCGGCAGCTATGACATCGCCGTGCGCCACGAAGTGGTCAACAGCGGCGCCGTGCCGGTCTCGCCGCAGCTGTACCTGCAGCTGGTGCGCGATGGCAACAAGCCCGGCGGCGAGTCCTCGTTCTATTCCACCTTCACCGGCCCGGCGGTCTATACGGAAGCCAAGAAGTACCACAAGGTGGACTTCAAGGACATCGAGAACGGCAAGGCCGAGATCGACAAGACCACCACCAACGGCTACGTGGCCATGGTGCAGCACTACTTCGCCACCGCCTGGCTGCTGGAAGGCGGCCTGCAGCGCGAGCTGTTCGTGCGCAAGGTGGACACCAACCTGTACTCGGTGGGCATGATCACCCCGCTGGGCGAGATCGCCCCCGGCCAGGCGAAGGCGTTGGACGCGCAGCTGTACGCCGGCCCGCAGATCGAAAAGCAGCTGGAGACCCTGGCCCCCGGCCTGGAGCTGGTCAAGGACTACGGCTGGCTGACCATCCTGGCCAAGCCGCTGTACTGGCTGCTGGACCAGCTGCACAAGGTGCTGGGCAACTGGGGCTGGTCCATCGTGGCGCTGGTGGTGCTGCTGAAGATCGCCTTCTACTGGCTCAACGCCAAGGCCTACGGCAGCATGGCCAAGATGAAGGCCATCAACCCGCGCATCCAGGAGATGCGTGAGCGCCTCAAGGACAAGCCGCAGCAGATGCAGCAGGAGATGATGCGCATCTACCGCGAGGAAAAGGTCAACCCCATGGGCGGCTGCCTGCCCATCGTGATCCAGATCCCGGTGTTCATCGCGCTGTACTGGGTGCTGCTGTCCAGCGTGGAGATGCGCAACGCGCCGTGGATCGGCTGGATCCGCGACCTGTCCTCGCCCGACCCGTTCTTCATCCTGCCGCTGCTCATGACGGCCAGCTCGCTGCTGCAGACGGCGCTGAACCCCGCGCCGCCGGACCCGATGCAGGCCAAGATGATGTGGTTCATGCCGCTGATCTTCAGCGTGATGTTCTTCTTCTTCCCGGCCGGCCTGGTGCTGTACTGGCTGACGAACAACCTGCTGTCGATTGCCCAGCAGTGGATCATCAACACCCGCATGGGCGTGCCGCCGCAGTTCAACCTGCCCAAGTTCCGCTGA
- the mnmE gene encoding tRNA uridine-5-carboxymethylaminomethyl(34) synthesis GTPase MnmE translates to MLARHHDPIAAIATAPGRGAVGIVRVSGRALQPFAQALLGRALQPRHAHYLPFAGDDGQPIDHGLALYFPAPHSYTGEDVLELQAHGGPVVLQLLLSRCLQVAAAGALAGLRLAEPGEFTQRAFLNDKLDLAQAEAVADLIDASTEAAARGASRSLAGAFSAEIHALLDALVHLRMLVEATLDFPEEEIDFLRKADAAGQLARLQQLLAGVLQRATQGALLREGIKVVIAGQPNAGKSSLLNALAGAELAIVTPIAGTTRDKVQQTIQIEGVPLHVIDTAGLREAGDEVERIGIERAWDEIAGADAVLFLHDLTRQHESDYASADRAIAATLQGTLPAGVPVIDVWNKSDAAPTPPPAAAPGHASIRLSALTGDGLDDLRRTLLQVAGWQAAPEGVYLARARHLQALHAVDAHLMEAAAQLHGSRQPALDLLAEELRLAQNALNGITGEFGADDLLGVIFSRFCIGK, encoded by the coding sequence ATGCTTGCCCGCCACCACGACCCGATCGCCGCCATTGCCACCGCCCCCGGGCGCGGCGCCGTGGGCATCGTGCGCGTGTCCGGCCGCGCGCTGCAGCCGTTTGCGCAGGCGCTGCTGGGGCGTGCGCTGCAGCCGCGCCACGCCCACTACCTGCCCTTTGCCGGCGACGACGGCCAGCCCATCGACCACGGCTTGGCGCTGTACTTCCCCGCCCCGCACAGCTACACCGGCGAGGACGTGCTGGAGCTGCAGGCCCACGGCGGCCCGGTGGTGCTGCAGCTGCTGCTCTCGCGCTGCCTGCAGGTGGCGGCCGCCGGCGCGCTGGCCGGCCTGCGCCTGGCCGAGCCGGGCGAATTCACCCAGCGCGCCTTTCTCAACGACAAGCTGGATCTGGCCCAGGCCGAGGCCGTGGCCGACCTGATCGACGCCAGCACCGAAGCCGCCGCACGCGGCGCCAGCCGCTCGCTGGCCGGCGCCTTCTCCGCCGAGATCCACGCCCTGCTGGACGCCCTGGTGCACCTGCGCATGCTGGTGGAGGCCACGCTGGACTTCCCCGAGGAAGAGATCGACTTCCTGCGCAAGGCCGACGCCGCCGGCCAGCTGGCCCGGCTGCAGCAGCTGCTGGCCGGCGTGCTGCAGCGCGCCACCCAGGGCGCGCTGCTGCGCGAGGGCATCAAGGTGGTGATTGCCGGCCAGCCCAATGCCGGCAAAAGCTCGCTGCTCAACGCCCTGGCCGGGGCCGAGCTGGCCATCGTCACGCCGATCGCCGGCACCACGCGCGACAAGGTGCAGCAGACCATCCAGATCGAAGGCGTGCCGCTGCACGTCATCGACACCGCCGGCCTGCGCGAGGCCGGCGACGAGGTCGAGCGCATCGGCATCGAGCGCGCCTGGGACGAAATCGCCGGCGCCGACGCCGTGCTCTTCCTGCACGACCTCACGCGCCAGCACGAGAGCGACTACGCCAGCGCCGACCGGGCCATCGCCGCCACCCTGCAGGGCACCCTGCCCGCCGGCGTGCCCGTCATCGATGTGTGGAACAAAAGCGACGCCGCGCCCACGCCCCCGCCAGCGGCCGCGCCCGGCCACGCCAGCATTCGGCTGTCCGCGCTCACGGGCGACGGCCTGGACGACCTGCGCCGCACGCTGCTGCAAGTCGCCGGCTGGCAGGCCGCGCCCGAGGGGGTGTACCTGGCCCGCGCCCGCCACCTGCAGGCCCTGCACGCCGTGGACGCGCACCTGATGGAGGCTGCCGCCCAGCTGCACGGCAGCCGCCAGCCCGCGCTCGACCTGCTGGCCGAAGAGCTGCGCCTGGCGCAGAACGCCCTCAATGGCATCACCGGTGAATTCGGCGCCGACGACCTGCTGGGCGTGATCTTTTCGCGCTTTTGCATCGGCAAATAA
- a CDS encoding Crp/Fnr family transcriptional regulator, giving the protein MNALPTATHTPKADLRGLIDAITHAAAEDSMNNLLTTEQWDLLAAYLLPVHLAAGQVLFSQGSNDRTLYLVESGSLSVHFEDDKQRLRLAIVGPGSLVGEGAFFSHRPRSATVQAGAASKLWSLPALRHAELGNRQPAVALQLAMAAGAVLAKRLGSRRRRIAST; this is encoded by the coding sequence ATGAATGCCCTGCCCACAGCCACCCACACGCCGAAGGCCGACCTGCGCGGCCTGATCGACGCCATCACCCACGCGGCCGCCGAGGACAGCATGAACAACCTGCTGACCACCGAGCAGTGGGACCTGCTGGCCGCCTACCTGCTGCCCGTGCATCTGGCCGCAGGGCAGGTGCTGTTCTCGCAGGGCTCCAACGACCGCACCCTCTACCTGGTGGAAAGCGGCTCGCTCAGCGTGCACTTTGAAGACGACAAGCAGCGCCTGCGCCTGGCCATCGTGGGCCCGGGCTCGCTGGTCGGCGAAGGCGCGTTCTTCTCGCACCGCCCGCGCAGCGCCACCGTGCAGGCCGGGGCAGCCTCCAAGCTGTGGAGCCTGCCCGCCCTGCGCCACGCCGAGCTGGGCAACCGCCAGCCCGCCGTGGCCCTGCAGCTGGCCATGGCCGCGGGCGCCGTGTTGGCCAAGCGGCTGGGCAGCCGCCGCCGGCGCATCGCCTCCACCTGA
- a CDS encoding ABC transporter substrate-binding protein, with protein sequence MTTHRTTFRLGLLAAAALLALGSANAATLRWAGANDILTADPHAQNHQTTHAFLQQVYESLVRYDDKFQVEPALATQWEQVSPTQVRFTLRRGVKFHDGAPFTADDVVFSLTRAMTPPSNMMSAVQSVKEVKKVDDHTVDVILKGPNPILLRELTEARILNKAWAEKHNSLKSQDYSAKEENYASRNANGTGPFQLVGWQPDVKVTLKKNADWWDKPRGNIDEVVFTPIKSAATRTAALISGQVDFVVDPPPQDLARMKGDSNLKLIEGPENRTIYLGLDQFRDELPGAGTPGKNPLKDKRVRQALYQAIDSAGLHKNTMRGLSVPAGTMVAPMVHGWSKPLDERAAKYDVEGAKKLLADAGYPQGFSIKLECPNDRYVNDEAICQAVTAMWTRIGVKTTLAAAPMAQFVTRVMNNDVNAYLFGWGVATFDALYSLDSLMSTKENKTAAGVYNGGRFSDAKLDGMIQQIKTEMDQPKRDALLNDALKLVKDEYYYIPLHHQIRPWAMRKGMDTVHRADDRPMPIWTTIK encoded by the coding sequence ATGACGACGCACCGCACCACCTTCCGCCTGGGCCTGCTGGCCGCCGCGGCCCTGCTGGCCCTGGGCAGCGCCAACGCCGCCACGCTGCGCTGGGCCGGGGCCAACGACATCCTGACCGCCGACCCCCACGCCCAGAACCACCAGACCACGCACGCCTTCCTGCAGCAGGTGTACGAGAGCCTGGTGCGCTATGACGACAAATTCCAGGTCGAGCCGGCGCTGGCCACCCAGTGGGAGCAGGTCAGCCCCACGCAGGTGCGCTTCACGCTGCGGCGCGGCGTAAAGTTCCACGATGGCGCGCCCTTTACGGCCGATGACGTGGTGTTCTCGCTCACGCGCGCCATGACGCCGCCGTCCAACATGATGAGCGCGGTGCAAAGCGTCAAGGAAGTCAAGAAGGTGGATGACCACACGGTGGACGTGATCCTCAAGGGCCCCAACCCGATCTTGCTGCGCGAGCTGACCGAGGCCCGCATCCTGAACAAGGCCTGGGCCGAAAAGCACAACTCGCTGAAGTCGCAGGACTACAGCGCCAAGGAAGAGAACTACGCCTCGCGCAACGCCAACGGCACCGGCCCCTTCCAGCTGGTGGGCTGGCAGCCAGACGTGAAAGTGACGCTCAAGAAGAACGCCGACTGGTGGGACAAGCCCCGCGGCAATATCGACGAAGTGGTGTTCACGCCCATCAAGTCGGCCGCCACGCGCACCGCGGCGCTGATCTCCGGCCAGGTGGACTTCGTGGTCGATCCGCCGCCGCAGGACTTGGCCCGCATGAAGGGCGACAGCAACCTCAAGCTGATCGAGGGCCCCGAGAACCGCACCATCTACCTGGGCCTGGACCAGTTCCGTGACGAGCTGCCGGGCGCCGGCACGCCGGGCAAGAACCCGCTCAAGGACAAGCGCGTGCGCCAGGCGCTGTACCAGGCGATCGACTCCGCCGGCCTGCACAAGAACACCATGCGCGGCCTGTCGGTGCCCGCCGGCACCATGGTTGCGCCCATGGTCCACGGCTGGAGCAAGCCGCTGGACGAGCGCGCCGCCAAGTACGACGTGGAAGGCGCCAAGAAGCTGCTGGCCGACGCCGGCTATCCGCAGGGCTTTTCCATCAAGCTGGAATGCCCGAACGACCGCTACGTGAACGACGAGGCCATCTGCCAGGCCGTCACGGCCATGTGGACGCGCATCGGCGTCAAGACCACGCTGGCGGCCGCGCCCATGGCGCAGTTCGTCACCCGCGTGATGAACAACGACGTGAACGCCTACCTGTTCGGCTGGGGCGTGGCCACGTTCGACGCGCTGTACTCGCTGGACTCGCTCATGTCCACCAAGGAAAACAAGACCGCCGCCGGCGTCTATAACGGCGGGCGCTTCTCCGACGCCAAGCTGGACGGCATGATCCAGCAGATCAAGACCGAGATGGACCAACCCAAGCGCGACGCGCTGCTGAACGATGCGCTCAAGCTGGTCAAGGACGAGTACTACTACATCCCGCTGCACCACCAGATCCGCCCCTGGGCCATGCGCAAGGGCATGGACACGGTGCACCGCGCGGACGACCGCCCGATGCCCATCTGGACGACCATCAAGTAA
- a CDS encoding KdsC family phosphatase translates to MAATPLALTPVLQFPPELLLRAQDVRVAFFDVDGVLTDGSLYFSAEGETLKRFHTLDGHGLKLLQQGGITPAVVTGRDSPALRLRLSALGVAHARFGTEDKRPAAEAILAELGLGWHQAAAMGDDWPDLPVMRRAALACAPRGAHAEVLAVAHHVTAALPGAGAARELCDLLLVASGRYAGLLAAYAG, encoded by the coding sequence ATGGCCGCAACACCCCTTGCGCTGACCCCCGTGCTGCAATTTCCGCCCGAGCTGCTGCTGCGCGCCCAGGACGTGCGCGTGGCCTTTTTCGACGTGGACGGCGTGCTGACCGACGGCAGCCTGTACTTTTCCGCCGAGGGCGAGACGCTCAAGCGCTTTCATACCCTGGACGGCCACGGGCTGAAGCTGCTGCAGCAAGGCGGCATCACGCCGGCCGTGGTCACCGGGCGCGACTCGCCCGCGCTGCGCCTGCGCCTGTCCGCCCTGGGCGTGGCTCATGCGCGCTTTGGCACCGAGGACAAGCGCCCCGCCGCCGAGGCCATCCTGGCCGAGCTGGGCCTGGGCTGGCACCAGGCCGCAGCCATGGGCGACGACTGGCCCGACCTGCCCGTGATGCGGCGCGCCGCGCTGGCCTGCGCGCCGCGGGGAGCGCACGCCGAGGTGCTGGCCGTGGCCCACCACGTCACCGCCGCGCTGCCCGGCGCCGGCGCCGCGCGCGAGCTGTGCGACCTGTTGCTGGTGGCCAGCGGCCGCTACGCCGGCCTGCTGGCCGCCTACGCCGGGTGA
- a CDS encoding monovalent cation:proton antiporter-2 (CPA2) family protein gives MSSLALTLLYLLAAVLGVVACRSLRLPPMMGYLAAGILIGPHALALTRNSEGVRHLGEFGVVFLMFTIGLEFNLPKLRAMRRHVFGLGLLQVVVSAAVFTAALLLLSQLAGGVWQMGWQSALALGGTLAMSSTAIVVKLLAERGELESEHGRRVLGILLFQDLAVVPLLVLIPALGSSPDRLLLALGLALLKAVLLVGVLLVGGQRVMRWWLTLVARRKSDELFMLNLLLVTLGLAWLTELAGLSLALGAFIAGVLVSETEYRHQVGTDIRPFHDVLLGLFFITVGMMLDWHILIERWALVLALLLAPLLAKTAIIVALARAQGAAAGVSLRTALFVAQAGEFGFVLLSLMQTHALIEPSLMNPVLASMVLSMLATPFLVMHSNRIVMKLAASDWMHQSLQVTSIARQAINTSGHVLICGYGRCGQNLARMLEGEGIAYMALDLDPDRVRQAAAAGNSVVFGDATRLQALMAAGLARAAAVVVTYLDTPAALKVMASARTHAPHVPVVVRTQDDTHLDQLQAAGATAVVPEAIEGSLMLASHALALLGVPMRRVLRVVRDQRDARYGLLRGYFHGADDDTVAERDQERLATVTLEADAAALGQAPQELPLHAIGVRLVNVRSASGHPAGQAGRPLAAGDTLVLSGHPTALALAEERLLRG, from the coding sequence ATGTCCTCTCTTGCGCTGACCTTGCTGTACCTGCTGGCCGCCGTGCTGGGCGTGGTGGCCTGCCGCAGCCTGCGCCTGCCGCCCATGATGGGCTACCTGGCCGCGGGCATCCTGATCGGCCCGCACGCGCTCGCCCTGACCCGCAATTCCGAAGGGGTGCGCCACCTGGGCGAATTCGGCGTGGTGTTCCTGATGTTCACCATCGGGCTGGAGTTCAACCTGCCCAAGCTGCGCGCCATGCGCCGGCATGTGTTCGGGCTGGGGCTGCTGCAGGTGGTGGTGTCCGCAGCGGTATTCACCGCGGCGTTGCTGCTGCTGTCGCAGCTGGCCGGCGGCGTGTGGCAGATGGGCTGGCAGTCGGCGCTGGCGCTGGGCGGCACGCTGGCCATGAGCAGCACGGCCATCGTGGTCAAGCTGCTGGCCGAGCGCGGCGAGCTGGAAAGCGAGCATGGCCGGCGCGTGCTGGGCATTTTGCTGTTTCAGGACCTGGCGGTGGTGCCGCTGCTGGTGCTGATCCCGGCCCTGGGCTCCTCGCCCGACCGGCTGCTGCTGGCGCTGGGCCTGGCGCTGCTGAAGGCGGTGCTGCTGGTGGGCGTGCTGCTGGTAGGCGGCCAGCGCGTCATGCGCTGGTGGCTGACGCTGGTGGCTCGCAGGAAGAGCGACGAGCTGTTCATGCTCAACCTGCTGCTGGTCACGCTGGGGCTGGCCTGGCTGACCGAGCTGGCCGGGTTGTCGCTGGCGCTGGGCGCGTTCATCGCCGGCGTGCTGGTGTCCGAGACCGAGTACCGCCACCAGGTGGGCACGGACATCCGTCCTTTCCACGACGTGCTGCTGGGGCTGTTTTTCATCACCGTGGGGATGATGCTGGACTGGCACATCCTGATCGAGCGCTGGGCCCTGGTACTGGCCCTGCTGCTGGCGCCGCTGCTGGCCAAGACGGCCATCATCGTGGCGCTGGCACGCGCGCAGGGCGCCGCGGCCGGCGTGTCGCTGCGCACCGCCCTGTTCGTGGCGCAGGCCGGCGAGTTCGGCTTCGTGCTGCTGAGCCTGATGCAGACCCACGCACTGATCGAGCCTTCGCTGATGAACCCGGTGCTGGCCTCCATGGTGCTGTCCATGCTGGCCACGCCGTTTCTGGTCATGCACAGCAACCGCATCGTCATGAAGCTGGCGGCCAGCGACTGGATGCACCAGTCGCTGCAGGTCACCAGCATCGCCCGCCAGGCCATCAACACCAGCGGCCACGTGCTGATCTGCGGCTACGGCCGCTGCGGCCAGAACCTGGCGCGCATGCTGGAGGGCGAGGGCATCGCCTACATGGCGCTGGACTTGGACCCCGACCGCGTGCGCCAGGCCGCGGCGGCCGGCAACTCGGTGGTGTTTGGCGACGCCACGCGGCTGCAGGCACTGATGGCGGCCGGCCTGGCGCGCGCCGCCGCCGTGGTGGTGACCTACCTGGACACCCCGGCGGCGCTGAAGGTGATGGCCAGCGCCCGCACCCACGCCCCGCACGTGCCGGTGGTGGTGCGCACGCAGGACGACACCCACCTGGACCAGCTGCAGGCCGCGGGCGCCACGGCCGTCGTGCCCGAGGCCATCGAGGGTTCGCTGATGCTGGCCAGCCACGCACTGGCCTTGCTGGGCGTGCCGATGCGCCGCGTGCTGCGCGTGGTGCGCGACCAGCGCGATGCCCGCTACGGCCTGCTGCGCGGCTACTTCCACGGGGCCGACGACGACACCGTGGCCGAGCGCGATCAGGAGCGCCTGGCCACCGTCACCCTGGAGGCCGATGCTGCCGCGCTGGGCCAGGCGCCGCAGGAGCTGCCGCTGCACGCCATCGGCGTGCGCCTGGTGAACGTGCGCAGCGCCAGCGGGCACCCGGCGGGGCAGGCCGGCAGGCCGCTGGCCGCGGGCGACACGCTGGTGCTGTCGGGCCACCCCACGGCGCTGGCCCTGGCCGAGGAGCGGCTGCTGCGGGGCTGA
- a CDS encoding KpsF/GutQ family sugar-phosphate isomerase, which produces MPHAADDLPPMPAAEQVLRQARQTLAAEAQALQDMSERLGQAFVLAVQRMLDTTGRVVVMGMGKSGHVGRKIAATLASTGTPAFFVHPAEASHGDLGMVTQGDLVLALSNSGESSELTVLLPVLRRQGVPLVALTGGLQSTLARHADVVLDCSVAREACPLNLAPTASTTAQLAMGDALAVALLDARGFRPEDFARSHPGGALGRRLLTHVRDVMRAGSDVPRVPPQASFSELMREMSAKGLGAAAIVDEDGRPLGIFTDGDLRRRIEAGAELRGVLARDVMHPHPRTIAADALAAEAAQAMERHAITSVLVTEADGTLVGLVHIGDLMRAKVI; this is translated from the coding sequence ATGCCCCATGCCGCCGATGACCTCCCTCCGATGCCTGCCGCCGAGCAGGTCCTGCGCCAGGCGCGCCAGACCCTGGCCGCCGAGGCCCAGGCGCTGCAGGACATGAGCGAGCGGCTGGGCCAGGCCTTCGTGCTGGCCGTGCAGCGCATGCTGGACACCACCGGGCGCGTGGTCGTGATGGGCATGGGCAAGAGCGGCCACGTGGGCCGCAAGATCGCCGCCACCCTGGCCTCCACCGGCACCCCGGCCTTTTTCGTGCACCCGGCCGAGGCGAGCCACGGCGACCTGGGGATGGTGACCCAGGGCGATCTGGTGCTGGCCCTGTCCAACAGCGGCGAGAGCAGCGAGCTGACCGTGCTGCTGCCCGTGCTGCGCCGCCAGGGCGTGCCCCTGGTGGCGCTGACTGGCGGGCTGCAGTCCACCCTGGCGCGCCACGCCGACGTGGTGCTGGACTGCAGCGTCGCGCGCGAGGCCTGCCCTTTGAATCTGGCGCCCACCGCCAGCACCACCGCCCAGCTGGCCATGGGCGACGCACTGGCCGTGGCGCTGCTGGACGCGCGCGGCTTTCGGCCCGAGGACTTCGCCCGCTCCCACCCCGGCGGGGCCCTGGGCCGGCGCCTGCTGACCCACGTGCGCGACGTCATGCGCGCCGGCAGCGACGTGCCGCGCGTGCCGCCGCAGGCCTCTTTCAGCGAGCTGATGCGCGAGATGAGCGCCAAGGGCCTGGGCGCCGCCGCCATCGTGGACGAGGACGGCCGGCCGCTGGGCATCTTCACCGACGGCGACCTGCGCCGGCGCATCGAGGCCGGCGCCGAGCTGCGCGGCGTGCTGGCGCGCGACGTGATGCACCCCCACCCGCGCACCATCGCCGCCGACGCCCTGGCTGCCGAGGCTGCGCAGGCCATGGAGCGCCACGCCATCACCAGCGTGCTGGTGACCGAGGCCGACGGTACGCTGGTGGGCCTGGTGCACATTGGCGACCTGATGCGTGCCAAGGTGATCTGA